In a genomic window of Amycolatopsis japonica:
- a CDS encoding TetR/AcrR family transcriptional regulator, which translates to MSDDVLLDAAKKCVLAVGVRRTTLAEIARTAKVSRMTVYRRFPDVRSVLATLMTREFGGLLQGAAEPEVEPAHFREKLVQSSSAAVAALSGDPLFRTLLDLDSELVLPYIVERFGKTQRFAEGVILHLLKSGHEDGSIRKGDLAAQARTLLLLIQSFAFSYRPAIADVDEKKLMAEFANVLDAALRP; encoded by the coding sequence GTGTCCGACGACGTTCTGCTCGACGCCGCGAAGAAGTGCGTGCTCGCCGTCGGTGTGCGGCGGACCACCCTCGCCGAGATCGCCCGGACCGCCAAGGTCAGCCGGATGACCGTCTACCGCCGGTTCCCGGACGTGCGCAGTGTGCTCGCGACCCTCATGACCCGCGAGTTCGGCGGCCTGCTGCAGGGCGCCGCGGAACCCGAGGTCGAGCCCGCCCACTTCCGCGAGAAGCTCGTCCAGAGTTCTTCGGCCGCCGTCGCCGCGCTGTCGGGTGACCCGCTGTTCCGCACTCTGCTGGACCTCGATTCCGAACTGGTCCTGCCCTACATCGTCGAACGGTTCGGGAAGACCCAGCGCTTCGCCGAAGGCGTGATCCTGCACCTGCTGAAGTCGGGCCACGAGGACGGGTCGATCCGCAAGGGTGACCTGGCCGCGCAGGCTCGCACCTTGCTGCTGCTCATCCAGTCCTTCGCCTTCTCGTACCGTCCCGCCATCGCGGACGTGGATGAGAAGAAGCTGATGGCGGAGTTCGCCAACGTGCTCGACGCGGCGCTGCGCCCGTGA
- a CDS encoding glycerol-3-phosphate dehydrogenase/oxidase, translating to MTPGSLNALRRDRELTALAGGERVDLVVVGGGVTGTGIALDAAARGLSVALIEAYDLAYGTSRWSSKLVHGGLRYLAKGDLALAHESAVERGILMTRTAPHLTRAIPQLFPMYRKTSRGQQAFIMTGLVAGDGLRRAAGTPASVLPRPRSIPAAEALALAPGLSPQGLRGALLAYDGALTDDARLVVSLARTAAARGAKILTRVEALRLDAESVLARDRLTGHEIEIHARQVINATGVWAGELAESVRLRPSRGSHLILATGAARIGATSVNVPVPGENNRFVFLLPQPDGRVFVGVTDEPIDGPVPRVPTVPESDVDFLLEVASTAFTRPLTRADVAGSFAGLRPLVEGGGGRSADLSRKHAVVTGADGVLTVVGGKLTTYRKMAEDAVDAALKRSGLLAGPSTTSRLPLLGATPRDRLSTVDAPPRLVAKYGTEAPRVAALGEVDPELGLPLFDGTDISAAEVVWAVRHEGALDVEDVLDRRTRLGLVAPDAAAARAHVRELVDKSLAGLA from the coding sequence GTGACGCCGGGCTCGCTCAACGCTCTGCGGCGCGACCGGGAACTCACGGCGCTGGCCGGCGGCGAGCGGGTCGATCTGGTGGTGGTCGGCGGCGGTGTCACCGGCACCGGCATCGCGCTGGACGCGGCCGCGCGCGGGCTTTCGGTCGCCCTGATCGAGGCGTACGACCTGGCGTACGGCACGTCGCGCTGGTCCAGCAAGCTGGTCCACGGCGGGCTCCGGTATCTCGCCAAGGGCGATCTGGCGCTGGCGCACGAAAGCGCCGTCGAACGCGGCATCCTGATGACCCGCACCGCCCCGCATCTCACCAGGGCGATCCCGCAGCTGTTCCCCATGTACCGCAAGACCTCTCGCGGTCAACAGGCCTTCATCATGACCGGTCTCGTGGCCGGCGACGGCCTTCGCCGCGCGGCCGGCACCCCGGCGTCGGTGCTGCCCCGGCCGAGGTCGATCCCGGCCGCGGAAGCGCTCGCGCTCGCGCCCGGCCTTTCCCCGCAAGGCCTGCGCGGGGCACTGCTGGCCTACGACGGCGCGCTGACCGACGACGCGCGCCTGGTGGTGAGCCTCGCCCGCACGGCCGCGGCACGTGGCGCGAAGATCCTGACGAGGGTCGAGGCGCTCCGGCTCGACGCGGAATCGGTACTGGCGCGGGACAGGCTCACCGGACACGAGATCGAGATCCACGCCCGGCAGGTGATCAACGCGACAGGTGTCTGGGCGGGCGAGCTGGCGGAGTCGGTCCGGCTGCGGCCGTCTCGCGGCTCGCACCTCATCCTGGCCACGGGAGCGGCGCGGATCGGCGCGACGTCGGTCAACGTGCCCGTCCCCGGCGAGAACAACCGCTTCGTCTTCCTGCTGCCGCAACCGGACGGCCGCGTATTCGTCGGGGTCACCGACGAGCCGATCGACGGGCCGGTGCCGCGGGTGCCGACCGTGCCGGAGTCCGATGTGGACTTCCTGCTCGAAGTGGCCTCAACGGCGTTCACCCGCCCGCTGACCCGCGCCGACGTCGCGGGCTCGTTCGCCGGTCTTCGGCCGCTGGTCGAAGGCGGTGGCGGACGGAGCGCGGATCTTTCCCGCAAGCACGCGGTGGTGACCGGAGCCGACGGCGTGCTCACCGTCGTCGGCGGGAAGTTGACGACGTACCGGAAGATGGCCGAAGACGCCGTCGATGCCGCGCTGAAGCGGTCCGGGCTCCTCGCCGGGCCGTCGACGACGTCCCGGCTCCCGTTGCTCGGCGCGACCCCGCGCGATCGTCTATCCACTGTGGACGCGCCGCCTCGGCTCGTCGCGAAGTACGGCACCGAGGCGCCGCGGGTCGCGGCGCTCGGCGAGGTCGACCCGGAACTGGGGCTGCCCCTGTTCGACGGGACCGACATCAGCGCGGCGGAGGTCGTCTGGGCAGTGCGACACGAGGGCGCGCTCGACGTCGAGGACGTCCTGGACCGCCGCACCCGGCTCGGCCTGGTCGCCCCCGACGCGGCGGCCGCCCGCGCCCACGTCCGAGAACTTGTCGACAAGTCGCTCGCCGGCCTCGCCTGA